In one window of Paracoccus saliphilus DNA:
- a CDS encoding amidase, producing the protein MAVNLTQLYATDLRDRIARGEISAVDLVTACLKRIHEIEPQLQAWAWLDGEYALEQARALDARRKSGAPIGALHGLPVGIKDVIDTARVPTENGTGIDKGRVPREDAVLVARLRAAGAIIMGKTVTTEMAFMQPSKSRNPHDPSRTPGGSSSGSAVAVAAGMVPLAVGTQTGGSVIRPASFCGVVGFKPSFGMIGRSGILPQSPFLDTVGVFARSVPDAALLAEAMAGHDPADRATAPMPAPRLHQTATSEPPVHPHFALADLPAPPETDPRMRAALDELADMLGDQVERVDLPPIFAEAQQTRTRINQAEMAKCYYNHERRGRDLMSPQLIEAIDAGKAVLARDYLAALDWRDVLNAGLERVFERCDAIICAASPGPAPDGLNSTGDSAFNGIWTLCGTPAVTLPLFATEEGLPMGLQLVGRVGDDARLLRTAAWLMQHLESQQTTEQMGETA; encoded by the coding sequence ATGGCGGTTAACCTGACACAGCTATACGCTACCGATCTGCGCGATCGCATCGCTCGGGGTGAAATCTCGGCGGTCGATCTGGTCACCGCCTGCCTGAAACGCATCCATGAGATCGAGCCGCAATTGCAGGCTTGGGCCTGGCTGGATGGCGAATATGCACTGGAGCAGGCACGAGCGCTGGACGCGCGCCGCAAGTCCGGCGCGCCCATCGGGGCGCTGCACGGGCTACCGGTGGGCATCAAGGATGTCATCGACACCGCACGCGTGCCAACCGAGAACGGCACCGGGATCGACAAGGGCCGCGTCCCCCGCGAGGATGCGGTCCTCGTGGCAAGGCTGCGCGCGGCTGGCGCCATCATCATGGGCAAGACCGTCACGACCGAGATGGCCTTCATGCAGCCCTCGAAATCCCGCAACCCGCATGATCCCTCGCGCACGCCCGGAGGGTCTTCGTCCGGCTCCGCGGTAGCTGTTGCGGCGGGAATGGTGCCGCTCGCCGTAGGCACACAGACCGGCGGCTCGGTCATCAGGCCCGCCTCGTTCTGCGGCGTGGTCGGGTTCAAGCCAAGCTTCGGGATGATCGGCCGCTCCGGCATCCTGCCGCAATCGCCCTTTCTCGACACGGTCGGGGTCTTTGCCCGCTCGGTTCCCGATGCCGCCTTGCTGGCCGAGGCGATGGCGGGTCACGATCCCGCCGACCGGGCAACCGCCCCGATGCCCGCCCCCCGGCTGCACCAGACGGCAACCTCGGAACCGCCGGTGCACCCGCATTTCGCCTTGGCCGATCTTCCGGCCCCACCGGAAACCGATCCCCGCATGCGCGCCGCGCTGGATGAGCTGGCCGACATGCTGGGTGATCAGGTCGAGCGGGTGGATCTGCCGCCCATCTTCGCCGAGGCGCAACAGACCCGCACGCGGATCAACCAGGCCGAGATGGCGAAATGCTATTACAATCACGAGCGCCGGGGCCGCGACCTGATGTCGCCGCAGCTAATCGAGGCGATAGACGCGGGCAAGGCGGTGCTGGCACGCGACTACCTGGCCGCGCTCGATTGGCGCGACGTGCTCAACGCCGGGCTGGAGCGCGTCTTCGAGCGCTGCGACGCCATCATCTGCGCGGCCAGCCCCGGTCCCGCCCCCGACGGATTGAACAGCACCGGCGATTCCGCCTTCAACGGCATATGGACGCTTTGCGGAACGCCCGCCGTGACCCTGCCCCTATTCGCGACCGAAGAGGGGTTGCCCATGGGCCTGCAGCTTGTCGGACGGGTCGGAGACGATGCGCGGCTGTTGCGCACGGCGGCATGGCTGATGCAGCATCTTGAATCGCAGCAGACCACCGAGCAAATGGGAGAGACAGCATGA
- a CDS encoding TRAP transporter large permease: protein MTDPQVALSMLGVFIILVFLGFPIAFTLMALGIMFGYFAYFDAGRMWRSFERLGEDADWLTSVTTWIEGFFNNRIFDLFINQTYTVMSNEVLTAVPLFLFMGYIVERANIVDRLFSTLAVASRNMPGSMGVAALITCALFATATGIVGAVVTLMGLLALPAMLKARYDPSFASGIICAGGTLGILIPPSIMLIVYAAASGVSIVRLYAGAMLPGLVLVGLYLTYVIGRSILQPSVAPRPSEEEVPSVPWPRLLLMLATSFFPLAILIVAVLGSILFGLATPTEAAAIGALGGLVLATAYRALTFQRLRESVYLTVRTTAMVCWLFVGSYTFSSVFSYLGGEQLISEFVGGLDLTPLQFLLLAQLIIFLLGWPLEWSEIIIIFVPIFLPLLPMFEIDPLFFGILVALNLQTSFLTPPMAMAAYYLKGIAPPSVKLTQIFAGVLPFLFMVFIAMALMYVFPDLVFYLPELFYGG from the coding sequence GTGACCGACCCGCAAGTCGCCCTGTCGATGCTGGGCGTGTTCATCATCCTGGTTTTCCTGGGTTTTCCCATCGCCTTCACACTGATGGCCCTGGGTATCATGTTCGGTTATTTCGCCTATTTCGACGCGGGTCGAATGTGGCGCAGCTTCGAACGATTGGGCGAGGATGCCGACTGGCTGACCTCGGTTACAACCTGGATCGAAGGCTTCTTCAACAACCGCATCTTCGATCTGTTCATCAACCAGACCTATACCGTCATGTCGAACGAGGTGCTGACGGCCGTGCCGCTGTTCCTTTTCATGGGCTATATCGTCGAACGCGCCAATATCGTCGACCGGCTGTTCTCGACTCTGGCGGTCGCCTCGCGCAACATGCCGGGGTCGATGGGGGTGGCAGCGCTGATCACCTGCGCATTGTTCGCCACCGCGACCGGCATCGTCGGGGCCGTCGTGACCCTGATGGGATTGCTGGCACTGCCCGCCATGCTGAAGGCGCGCTATGATCCCAGCTTTGCCAGCGGCATCATTTGTGCGGGTGGCACGCTCGGCATCCTGATTCCGCCCTCGATCATGCTGATCGTCTATGCTGCCGCTTCGGGCGTGTCGATCGTGCGCCTCTATGCCGGGGCGATGCTGCCGGGGCTGGTGCTGGTGGGGCTTTACCTGACCTATGTGATCGGCCGTTCCATCCTCCAGCCCTCCGTCGCGCCGCGCCCCTCCGAGGAAGAGGTGCCATCGGTGCCGTGGCCACGCCTGCTGCTGATGCTGGCCACCTCGTTCTTCCCGCTGGCGATTCTGATCGTGGCAGTTCTCGGCTCCATCCTCTTTGGCCTTGCGACCCCGACAGAGGCCGCAGCCATCGGAGCCCTGGGAGGGCTGGTGCTGGCCACTGCCTATCGCGCACTTACCTTCCAGCGGCTGCGCGAGTCGGTCTATCTGACGGTACGCACCACGGCGATGGTCTGCTGGCTCTTCGTCGGCTCCTATACCTTCTCATCGGTGTTTTCCTATCTGGGAGGAGAACAGCTGATCTCGGAATTCGTGGGCGGATTGGACCTGACGCCGCTGCAATTCCTGCTGCTGGCACAGCTGATCATCTTTCTGCTCGGCTGGCCACTGGAGTGGTCCGAGATCATCATCATCTTCGTGCCGATCTTCCTGCCGCTGCTGCCGATGTTCGAGATCGATCCGCTGTTCTTCGGCATTCTCGTGGCGCTGAACCTGCAGACCTCGTTCCTGACACCACCCATGGCAATGGCAGCTTATTATCTGAAGGGCATCGCGCCACCAAGCGTCAAGCTGACCCAGATTTTCGCCGGGGTGCTGCCCTTCCTGTTCATGGTCTTCATCGCCATGGCGCTGATGTATGTCTTCCCCGATCTCGTCTTCTACCTGCCGGAGCTGTTCTATGGCGGTTAA
- a CDS encoding TRAP transporter small permease subunit, which produces MFAFMRFADNLSAWFGKTFGWLVMLMTIGVSYEVVVRYIFNAPTTWSLDVSFIMYGTLFMMGGAYTLSRGGHVRGDFLYRMWPVRVQAGIDLVLYLLFFFPGVTALIFSGWKYAARGWRYGEVSVNSPAGVPIFQFKTVLVAAGILLFIQGIAQIIRCILALRDGVWYLAQEDVEETEERLIREKAQETHDA; this is translated from the coding sequence ATGTTCGCCTTCATGCGCTTTGCCGACAACCTGTCGGCATGGTTCGGCAAGACCTTTGGCTGGCTGGTCATGCTGATGACCATCGGGGTCAGCTACGAGGTCGTCGTCCGTTACATCTTCAACGCGCCCACGACATGGTCGCTGGACGTCTCCTTCATCATGTATGGCACTCTGTTCATGATGGGCGGCGCTTACACGCTGTCGCGCGGCGGACATGTGCGCGGCGATTTCCTGTATCGGATGTGGCCGGTCCGGGTGCAGGCTGGAATCGACCTGGTGCTATATCTTCTGTTCTTCTTTCCGGGCGTCACCGCGCTGATCTTCTCGGGCTGGAAATATGCCGCCCGTGGCTGGAGATATGGCGAGGTTAGCGTAAACAGCCCCGCCGGCGTGCCGATCTTCCAGTTCAAAACGGTGCTCGTCGCCGCCGGAATCCTGCTCTTCATCCAGGGCATCGCCCAGATCATCCGCTGCATCCTCGCATTGCGGGACGGGGTCTGGTATCTTGCCCAGGAGGATGTCGAGGAAACCGAGGAACGCCTGATCCGCGAAAAGGCGCAGGAAACCCATGACGCCTGA
- a CDS encoding TRAP transporter substrate-binding protein — protein sequence MTKHVPVTQDVSRRSFLRRGSVLAGGAAASTLVAAPAVLAQSPLTLKMQTSWPASDIWQTMAQQYVDRVEAMSGGRIKIDLLPAGAVVGAFQVMDGVSDGVIDIAHSVSAYWYGKHKAASLFGTGPVFGGDPTNMLSWFWQGGGRELYRELTQDEMGLNVVGLMAFPMPAQPFGWFKNPIAGVEDIQGMKYRTVGLAADLLQSMGMSVAQLPGGEIVPAMERGVIDAFEFNNPSSDRRFGAQDVAKNYYLGSYHQASEAFEFLFNRDVMEDLEPDLRAIVEHAVEAVSTYNTAYALDNYSADLLKLRDEDGVSVQKTPQPILQAQLEAWTDMITTLEEDPFIKKVMDSQREWVKRTTYYELMDKPDYALAYEHFFPGELKL from the coding sequence ATGACCAAACATGTACCGGTAACTCAGGATGTTTCACGCCGTTCGTTTCTGCGTCGCGGAAGCGTCCTCGCCGGCGGAGCCGCTGCCAGCACGCTTGTCGCGGCTCCGGCAGTTCTGGCGCAGTCGCCGCTGACACTGAAGATGCAAACCAGTTGGCCGGCCTCGGACATCTGGCAGACCATGGCGCAACAATATGTGGACCGGGTCGAGGCGATGTCCGGTGGTCGAATCAAGATCGACCTGCTGCCCGCCGGTGCTGTCGTGGGCGCGTTCCAGGTGATGGACGGGGTCAGCGACGGGGTCATCGACATTGCGCATTCCGTTTCCGCCTATTGGTATGGCAAGCACAAGGCCGCCTCGCTGTTCGGCACCGGGCCGGTCTTTGGCGGTGATCCCACGAACATGCTCAGCTGGTTCTGGCAAGGCGGCGGCCGCGAATTGTATCGCGAGCTGACGCAGGACGAAATGGGGCTGAACGTCGTCGGCCTGATGGCTTTCCCGATGCCCGCACAGCCATTCGGCTGGTTCAAGAACCCTATTGCCGGGGTCGAGGACATCCAGGGCATGAAATACCGCACCGTCGGCCTTGCCGCCGATCTGCTGCAATCCATGGGCATGTCGGTCGCACAGCTTCCCGGCGGCGAGATCGTTCCGGCGATGGAGCGTGGCGTGATCGACGCTTTCGAGTTCAACAACCCGTCCTCGGACCGCCGCTTCGGCGCGCAGGACGTGGCCAAGAACTATTACCTCGGCTCCTATCACCAGGCCTCCGAGGCCTTCGAATTCCTGTTCAACCGCGACGTGATGGAAGATCTCGAGCCCGATCTGCGGGCCATCGTCGAGCACGCTGTCGAGGCCGTTTCGACCTATAACACCGCCTATGCGCTGGACAATTATTCGGCCGACCTGTTGAAACTGCGCGACGAGGACGGGGTCTCGGTTCAGAAAACGCCGCAGCCCATCCTTCAGGCACAGCTTGAGGCCTGGACGGACATGATCACCACGCTCGAGGAAGATCCGTTCATCAAGAAGGTGATGGACAGTCAGCGTGAATGGGTCAAACGGACGACCTATTACGAGCTGATGGACAAGCCCGACTATGCGCTTGCCTATGAGCATTTCTTCCCGGGCGAATTAAAGCTCTGA
- the argC gene encoding N-acetyl-gamma-glutamyl-phosphate reductase, with protein sequence MAHNIFIDGEAGTTGLQIRERLEAREDIRLIQVDPERRKDAEARREAFAQADVAILCLPDDAAREAVRLCEALDVRLIDASTAHRVDKAWVFGFPELDKGNRARIAGARFVSNPGCYSTGSIAMIAPLVAAGLIAPDEPLSINAVSGFTGGGKNLIAEYERGEAPAHFVYGVDQNHKHIPEIIQQSGLTMQPIFAPSVGSFAQGMAVQLPLRLDGRRNMPALHDALAAHYKGEHFVRVLNLGETGPRIVPTILNGTNMMHISVQGDQDSGCATIVTVLDNLGKGASGASVQNLNIMLGLDEATGL encoded by the coding sequence ATGGCGCATAATATCTTCATCGATGGCGAGGCTGGCACAACGGGTCTGCAGATCCGCGAGCGGCTGGAGGCGCGTGAAGATATCCGATTGATCCAGGTCGATCCCGAACGCCGAAAGGATGCAGAGGCAAGGCGCGAGGCCTTCGCCCAGGCAGATGTCGCGATCCTGTGCCTGCCCGATGACGCGGCGCGCGAGGCGGTCAGGCTGTGCGAGGCCCTGGATGTGCGGCTGATCGATGCCTCGACAGCGCATCGCGTCGACAAGGCTTGGGTTTTCGGCTTCCCCGAACTCGACAAGGGCAATCGTGCGCGCATCGCCGGGGCACGCTTCGTCAGCAATCCGGGTTGCTATTCGACCGGCTCCATCGCGATGATCGCCCCTCTGGTTGCCGCCGGGCTGATCGCGCCGGACGAGCCGCTCTCGATCAATGCGGTCTCGGGCTTTACCGGTGGCGGCAAGAACCTGATCGCGGAATATGAGAGGGGCGAGGCCCCGGCGCATTTCGTTTACGGCGTGGATCAGAATCACAAGCATATTCCCGAGATCATTCAGCAGAGTGGGTTGACCATGCAGCCGATCTTTGCACCGTCGGTCGGGAGTTTTGCACAGGGCATGGCGGTACAGCTGCCGTTGCGTCTGGATGGGCGCCGCAACATGCCGGCATTGCATGACGCGCTGGCAGCTCATTACAAGGGAGAGCATTTTGTCCGTGTTCTGAACCTTGGCGAGACCGGGCCGCGGATCGTACCGACGATACTGAACGGCACCAATATGATGCATATCTCGGTTCAGGGAGACCAGGACTCCGGTTGTGCGACCATCGTCACCGTGCTGGACAATCTGGGCAAGGGCGCGTCCGGGGCATCGGTACAGAACCTCAACATCATGCTGGGGCTGGATGAAGCGACGGGACTGTAA
- a CDS encoding DUF779 domain-containing protein yields MSTVTATPEALELITEIVADHGPVLFHQSGGCCDGSSPMCYPQSDFKVSERDVKLGEIGGAPFYISASQYEAWKHTDLIIDVVPGRGGMFSLDNGREKRFLTRSEICST; encoded by the coding sequence ATGTCCACTGTCACCGCTACCCCGGAAGCGTTGGAGCTGATTACAGAGATCGTTGCGGACCATGGTCCCGTCCTGTTTCACCAATCGGGCGGTTGCTGCGACGGGTCGTCGCCGATGTGTTATCCGCAAAGCGATTTCAAGGTGAGCGAACGGGATGTGAAGCTGGGCGAGATCGGCGGAGCGCCGTTCTATATCTCGGCCAGCCAATACGAGGCCTGGAAACATACCGACCTGATCATCGATGTCGTGCCGGGACGGGGCGGGATGTTCAGTCTCGATAACGGGCGCGAGAAACGGTTTCTCACCCGTTCGGAAATCTGCTCGACCTGA
- a CDS encoding carbohydrate kinase family protein, whose translation MILCSGESLIDMVPEGGTFRPLAGGAVYNTAIALGRLDAPTAYLWPISRDPFGEVLLRPLTEAGVDIGLCPRSDRLTTLALVTLTDGDAVYSFYDEGSAGRMLSPADIPTLPDRIEAIFTGGISLVPDPCGAAVEALIERNHARLPIMIDPNIRPFFIANPKAFRARLHRILPQADIVKLSTDDLEWLHPGIDPEDAARKVLALGPKIVLQTGGASGARAFWSGETVSAPAIRTTVADTIGAGDTFNAGVLASLRNQGVLNKDGITEITGEQLLAALTLGAQAAAITVSRPGANPPWADEMPT comes from the coding sequence ATGATCCTGTGTTCAGGTGAATCATTGATCGACATGGTGCCGGAGGGCGGCACATTCCGACCACTTGCAGGCGGGGCCGTCTATAACACGGCGATCGCATTGGGCCGCCTGGACGCGCCGACTGCCTATCTCTGGCCGATCAGCCGCGATCCTTTCGGCGAGGTGCTGCTTCGCCCGCTGACCGAGGCCGGGGTCGATATCGGCCTTTGCCCCCGCTCGGACCGGCTGACGACATTGGCGCTGGTGACGCTGACGGATGGCGATGCGGTCTATTCCTTCTATGACGAGGGCTCGGCAGGCCGAATGCTGTCTCCCGCAGACATTCCCACCCTGCCCGACCGGATCGAGGCGATCTTCACAGGCGGCATCAGCCTTGTTCCCGACCCATGCGGCGCGGCCGTCGAAGCCTTGATCGAGCGCAACCACGCACGCCTTCCGATCATGATCGATCCGAATATCCGGCCTTTTTTCATCGCCAACCCAAAGGCTTTTCGTGCTCGTCTGCATCGCATCCTGCCACAGGCAGATATCGTCAAACTCTCGACCGATGACCTTGAATGGCTGCATCCCGGGATTGACCCCGAGGACGCCGCCCGCAAGGTGCTGGCACTGGGTCCGAAAATCGTCCTGCAAACCGGCGGCGCATCCGGTGCCCGCGCCTTCTGGTCGGGCGAGACCGTCAGCGCCCCCGCCATCCGCACGACCGTTGCCGATACGATCGGCGCCGGTGATACGTTCAACGCAGGCGTGCTCGCCAGCCTGCGAAACCAGGGTGTGCTGAACAAGGACGGAATCACGGAAATTACCGGCGAACAGCTTCTTGCCGCCCTGACCCTGGGCGCGCAAGCTGCCGCAATCACCGTATCACGTCCCGGCGCGAATCCCCCTTGGGCGGATGAGATGCCCACGTGA